The genomic segment AGAAGTATTCATTATCATTATGAGTGAAAAGGAAAGTGGCATATTCCAAAAGAATGGTTTAAAATATTAGAATAGGATAGGTATATAAATGAAAATAAAAGGTTTGTTTTTAATAGGTTTAGCACTTAGTTGTTTTTTTCTCTTCAGTATGTTGCAAGTCGCCCATGCAAGTGGAGAAATCAAGGGAGAGAAATCTATAAATGAAATTTTTGAAGATGGAAATTTAGCCTTAATCATTGCTGGAAAGTTAAATAAATCAATAGTTGATGATGTAACTCAAGCGGAATTGAATACCATCATCCAATTTGATGCCGAATATTGTGATATAAAAAGTATATCAGGTGTCGAATTTTTAAAAAATTTAGCAAGTGTTAATTTGAATAGTAATAAAATAGTGGATTTGTCACCTTTAAAAGATTTAAAAGAACTAAAAGTCTTAAATCTTAATAATAATATTATTAAGCAACTGAAACCTTTGAGTAATATTCGAACATTGAGAGTCTTAGAATTAAACGAAAACATAATAAGTGATGTGGATTCACTAAAAAATCTAAGTGAGTTGAGGATTTTATTGATGAATAGTAATAAAATTGTTGATATTAGTTGTGTTGGAAACATGCAAAAATTGTTCGTTCTAGAGGCCGATAATAATTCTATCACGAATATGCAACCGATAATGAAACGAAAAGAAGCGACTTATTCTGCGCAAAATCAGATTTTGTATAAACAACCAGTAACTGTTAATCCAAATAATTCATTTCAGATGCTTAACCCAGTTGTTGTAGGTGCGAGTGAGCGAAACCCGGAAAATTTAGCGCCTAAAGAAATATCTGCAGGTGGCCAGTATGATTTTCCGGATATAACATGGAAAAACCTAGCTTCTAAACCAGAAACGATAGAATGTAGCTACAGTCATGGAGATAGGTATACTTTGAAAATTATCCAACCGCTTAATTACAAATCGGTAGCCAAGTCAAATATCAAAAAACAAACAAAGAAATAAAGTCTTAAAAATTCCAGTATAGATTGGGGTAAGCGCAATGGAGAAAGTAAGAATTGCAATTATATCAGACGTTCATGGCAATCTAGAAGCGTTGAAAGCAGTGTTAAAAGATGCTGCGAATGAGCGTGCTGAACAATATATTACTGTCGGTGATATTGCGCTAAAAGGACCAGGAACCGATGTCTGTCTGGAACTTTTAGAAAAACTTAACCCGCTTACTTTTGTGCTTGGAAATCATGAACAAGTATACAAGGACTTTTTGGATGGAAAATCATTTGATCACTCTTTAAAAAGACGAATGATTGAGGATTTGGTGAAGTATGATTATGCTTTTTTGGGCGAGGAAAAGTTTCGATATTTAGCAACACTCCCCAAAAAAGTATCTATTCAAGTTTTTCAAACAAAAATTGATGTTTTTCACGCGATGCCAAATTCAGTAAGTTTTCCAATTTATGCAACAGAAGAGCAAGCTTACTTTGATGAAATGTTTTCTGGAACGGAAGCAGATGTAGCTATTAATGGACACGTACACAGGCAATCGCTTAGAAGAACGGCGGAAGATAAGTTGATTATTAATTCTGGGTCAGTTGGATTGCCAGGCGGGGAAAGTCGTAAAGTAAAAGACAATTTAGCCCAATATGCACTTATTGATATAGCTGAAACGGGTATTGTCGATATTCATTTTAAAAAAATCACATACGATATTGATGCCGAAATTGCTTTTGCGAAAAAAAGAAACTTACCTTATGTAGATATTTATGAAAAAACGCTTCGCTCTGGACAGTATTTATATATAGATAGCCAAATCGAACAGTATTTTAGCCCTAAATTCAAACAATAAAAAACGGAAATCAGTTGCGTAAACTGGTTTCCGTTTTTGTATTAATAGTCTTGTGCTTCGATGACAACAGCTGTGCCGGATGCAGTGACCATTAACATGCCATTATCTGCTCCAAGTACTTCATAATCAATATCTACGCCAATCACGGCATTTGCGCCGATGTCTTGTGCGCGTTGTTCCATTTCTTTAATAGCTTCCTCGCGCGCGTTTATTAGTTCATCTTCGTAACCTTGTGAACGTCCACCGAAGAAGTTTCTAAGACCTGCTCCAATGTCTTTCATAAAGTTAACACCGGTAATTATTTCGCCGAAAACGATTTTTTTATATTCGATAATTTGTTTACCTTCAATATTTGGTGAGGTAGTTACAATCATTATTTAATCCCTCCAGTTTTCTTTTATCATACCTCTAAGTAGTTTTTTTAGTCAAAGGATATCTGGTTATTATTTTTGGTTGCGAGCTTTTTCGATATAGGAATGAGCGTCAGGGACTTTGCAAGCCGTCTTTCCTAAATCGACATGAACTTTACCGATTGCTTTTGCGGCGTCTAATGCTTTCTTATAGAGTTCGTCTTTATAAATCCCACAAGCGATAATATAACCATTCATCGAGTAACGCGTTCTGTTTGTTTCGGATTGCAAAGTTTCTTTTGCGATTTCGAGTAATTCCGCTGCTTCCGGCAAATCTTTTATATGATCCGTGAAAATTTGCCAACCCATTGATTTGGTTAAATCATAATCACTTTTAATCCATTTTCTAGCAAAAGTGAGTGCATCATCACGTTTGCTTACAACCGACGCTAATCCAAAAGTTAACATCGTCCAAGTTTCGCGAAAAGCTACATTCCACTTCTCAATTTGAGCTACATCCAATTTTTTAGGGTCTACGGCAAGCAAACCAAGATAAATCAAATCGCTATTACTTGATTCGATTAATTGAACCGTTAATTCGTGGTTTGTATTCAATTTTTCACGGCGAATGATTTTCTTTAAATCGCCAATTTTTAAGCCATAAAGCTTTAATGTTTCTGGGCAACCGTGATTTCGGAAAATTTTGATGGTGTTAGGATTTTGAAGTGCGCTAAGTTCGGCGTCTAACTGGTCAAAAGTAATCATGGGTAGCCTCCTTTCGAATAAATTAAGTATAACAAAAAAGCATGCAAAGTCGCATGCTTTTAAGATTCGGTGCTATTAATCAATTTGCTTCATTGCATCGTCTAATACCTTTTTCAATGTATCAGCTGATTTTTTCATTTGTTCTTTTTCTTTATCGTTCAAATTCATTTCGACAATATGACGAACGCCTTGACGGTTAACTACGGCAGGTGCGCCGATGAAAATATCGTTCATACCATAATGTCCATCCAAATAAACCGATAGAGGTAAAATCGCATTTTCGTTATTCAAAATGGCTTTGGTAATCCGAGCAAGAGCAGCTGCAACTCCGTAGAAAGTAGCACCTTTTTTATTAATGATTTCATAAGCAGCATCACGCACACTCACGAAAATAGTTTCCATTGCGCCTTGTTCGTCTTCGCTAATCCACTCGGTAATTGGAAGACCGCCGACTGTTGTATGGCTCCAAGCTGGGAATTCTGTATCACCGTGTTCACCGAGAATATAGCCATGGACGTTACGAGCATCAACTTTTAAGTAATCGGCAATCGACATACGGAAACGTGCTGTATCAAGACTTGTGCCTGAACCAATCACGCGTTCTTTAGGAAGTCCAGAGAATTTCCATGTCGCATAAGTCAAAATATCTACTGGATTTGATGCAATTAGGAAAATACCATCAAAACCGCTTGCCATAACTTCATCGACAATACCTTTCATAATCTTGATATTACGGTTTACTAAATCTAGACGAGTTTCACCAGGTTTTTGCGCTGTTCCTGCAGTGACAACAACTAAGTCAGCATCGTGACAGTCGCTATAGTTTGCTGAGTATATTTTCTTTGGAGTAGAGAATGGAACTGCATGACTTAAGTCCATTGCATCCCCAATTGTTCTGTCTTTATCTATGTCAATGATGCCGAATTCTTGTCCGATGCTTAAGTTTACACAAGCAAATGCGTAACTAGAACCAACTGCTCCGTCGCCAACTAAAATGATTTTTTGATGATCTTTCATTTCGAATTCCTCCTATAAAAAAACTTTTTACTAGTACAGTATACCATGATTTTTTCATTTGTGAAGCATTGAACGTCCTAAATTTCAAAAACTTGTTATAATGAAATTGTAAAATCGTTGTAGTACAGTTTGGAAGCGTCTGCATTAGGATTTAATCACTATTTTGTCTTTACCTTTTATTGGGAATTATAAACCTTCCAATCAAAATAAGCTGTTTGCTTTGTTTTGCTATTTTTCTAAAGGGTAGATATAATAGAAGTGTACCAAAATTGAATGAGTGGAGTGATTTTTTATGGCAACAACATTAGAGGTCCAGAAAAGAGAAACAACGCAACATTCAGAAGTAACGAGATTGCGTAGTGAAGGAAAAGTACCTGGAATTATTTACGGCTACAAATCGGAAAACGTTCCAGTTTCCGTTGATTCTTTGG from the Listeria seeligeri serovar 1/2b str. SLCC3954 genome contains:
- a CDS encoding leucine-rich repeat domain-containing protein, whose translation is MKIKGLFLIGLALSCFFLFSMLQVAHASGEIKGEKSINEIFEDGNLALIIAGKLNKSIVDDVTQAELNTIIQFDAEYCDIKSISGVEFLKNLASVNLNSNKIVDLSPLKDLKELKVLNLNNNIIKQLKPLSNIRTLRVLELNENIISDVDSLKNLSELRILLMNSNKIVDISCVGNMQKLFVLEADNNSITNMQPIMKRKEATYSAQNQILYKQPVTVNPNNSFQMLNPVVVGASERNPENLAPKEISAGGQYDFPDITWKNLASKPETIECSYSHGDRYTLKIIQPLNYKSVAKSNIKKQTKK
- a CDS encoding putative heavy metal-binding protein is translated as MIVTTSPNIEGKQIIEYKKIVFGEIITGVNFMKDIGAGLRNFFGGRSQGYEDELINAREEAIKEMEQRAQDIGANAVIGVDIDYEVLGADNGMLMVTASGTAVVIEAQDY
- a CDS encoding metallophosphoesterase family protein, with the translated sequence MEKVRIAIISDVHGNLEALKAVLKDAANERAEQYITVGDIALKGPGTDVCLELLEKLNPLTFVLGNHEQVYKDFLDGKSFDHSLKRRMIEDLVKYDYAFLGEEKFRYLATLPKKVSIQVFQTKIDVFHAMPNSVSFPIYATEEQAYFDEMFSGTEADVAINGHVHRQSLRRTAEDKLIINSGSVGLPGGESRKVKDNLAQYALIDIAETGIVDIHFKKITYDIDAEIAFAKKRNLPYVDIYEKTLRSGQYLYIDSQIEQYFSPKFKQ
- a CDS encoding DNA alkylation repair protein — translated: MITFDQLDAELSALQNPNTIKIFRNHGCPETLKLYGLKIGDLKKIIRREKLNTNHELTVQLIESSNSDLIYLGLLAVDPKKLDVAQIEKWNVAFRETWTMLTFGLASVVSKRDDALTFARKWIKSDYDLTKSMGWQIFTDHIKDLPEAAELLEIAKETLQSETNRTRYSMNGYIIACGIYKDELYKKALDAAKAIGKVHVDLGKTACKVPDAHSYIEKARNQK
- a CDS encoding L-lactate dehydrogenase; protein product: MKDHQKIILVGDGAVGSSYAFACVNLSIGQEFGIIDIDKDRTIGDAMDLSHAVPFSTPKKIYSANYSDCHDADLVVVTAGTAQKPGETRLDLVNRNIKIMKGIVDEVMASGFDGIFLIASNPVDILTYATWKFSGLPKERVIGSGTSLDTARFRMSIADYLKVDARNVHGYILGEHGDTEFPAWSHTTVGGLPITEWISEDEQGAMETIFVSVRDAAYEIINKKGATFYGVAAALARITKAILNNENAILPLSVYLDGHYGMNDIFIGAPAVVNRQGVRHIVEMNLNDKEKEQMKKSADTLKKVLDDAMKQID